The proteins below come from a single Pedobacter aquae genomic window:
- a CDS encoding YwbE family protein: protein MDGTVRSNIKIGALVNIVLKKDQRTGILTEGIVKRILTSAPKHHRGIKVMLDDGQVGRVQEILEED from the coding sequence ATGGACGGAACAGTAAGAAGTAATATTAAAATAGGCGCTTTGGTGAATATTGTTTTAAAGAAAGACCAAAGAACAGGTATCCTTACAGAAGGTATTGTGAAAAGAATCTTGACAAGCGCCCCAAAGCATCATCGTGGAATTAAAGTTATGCTGGATGATGGACAAGTTGGCCGCGTTCAGGAAATATTGGAAGAAGATTAA
- the rpsR gene encoding 30S ribosomal protein S18, translating to MAQDQIQYVTAPKVEDNRKKYCRFKKNGIKYIDYKDANFLLKFINDQGKILPRRLTGTSLKYQRKVAQAVKRARLIGILPFVTDGLK from the coding sequence ATGGCACAAGATCAAATCCAATATGTTACTGCTCCCAAGGTGGAGGATAACAGAAAGAAATACTGCCGTTTTAAGAAAAATGGTATCAAGTATATCGATTACAAAGACGCCAACTTTTTATTGAAGTTCATCAATGATCAAGGTAAAATTTTACCTCGTCGTTTAACGGGTACTTCTTTAAAATACCAGCGTAAAGTAGCTCAAGCAGTTAAAAGAGCTCGTTTAATTGGTATATTACCTTTTGTTACAGACGGTTTAAAATAA
- a CDS encoding DNA polymerase III subunit gamma/tau, producing MENFIVSARKYRPVTFESVVGQLHITNTLKNAIKNNQLAQAFLFCGPRGVGKTTCARILAKTINCLDLTPTGEACGTCASCISFQNGNSFNFHELDAASNNSVDDIRNLIDQVRIPPQAGKYKVYIIDEVHMLSQSAFNAFLKTLEEPPSYAIFILATTEKHKILPTILSRCQIFDFNRIKVEDMAKHLAKIATREEIAYDQDGLHLIAQKADGGLRDALSMFDQIVSFSNRQVNYQAVIDNLNILDYDYYFKVTEFLMAQNTPAALLLFDEILNNGFDGNNFITGLASHFRNILVCKDAATVQLLEVSENIKQKYLEQAKLASASFLISALNIANQCDLNYKISKNQRLQVELTLIKISHISQAVSLSQNPNVQQMAEQLKKKPENLAIPQASISPALPKQEVVEKAVPTLQEVEKVIAPAAAPQPEAPVAEININPKNLIPKLGNTLIPNLKNPTAIKTKEQLEDTIDYLTGDAKDDFTTEQFIEAWGTFSFKAKADGKMGLATLMMNYTPKLKDGYQIELEVENKLQANELVNERIDVLNYLRKQLNNFSITLEPVINEKQEERKLYTSRDKYQHLVEKNPKLEDFRKTFNLDIDF from the coding sequence ATGGAGAACTTTATAGTATCGGCTAGAAAATACAGACCTGTAACATTTGAAAGTGTTGTGGGGCAGCTGCATATCACCAATACTTTAAAGAACGCTATCAAAAACAACCAGCTTGCGCAAGCATTTTTGTTTTGCGGACCAAGAGGTGTAGGTAAAACAACTTGCGCCAGAATTTTAGCTAAAACCATCAACTGCTTGGATTTAACTCCAACAGGTGAAGCTTGTGGCACTTGTGCGTCTTGTATTTCTTTCCAAAATGGTAACTCTTTTAATTTTCATGAGCTAGATGCAGCATCAAACAATTCTGTTGATGATATCAGAAATTTAATAGACCAAGTAAGAATACCTCCACAAGCCGGAAAATATAAAGTTTATATCATAGATGAGGTTCACATGCTTTCTCAAAGTGCTTTTAATGCCTTTTTGAAAACTTTAGAAGAACCACCTTCTTACGCTATTTTCATCTTAGCAACAACAGAAAAGCACAAAATATTACCAACCATATTATCGCGTTGTCAGATATTCGACTTTAACAGGATAAAGGTTGAAGATATGGCTAAGCATTTGGCTAAAATTGCTACCAGAGAAGAGATTGCTTATGACCAAGATGGCTTACACCTGATTGCCCAAAAAGCAGATGGTGGTTTAAGAGACGCCTTATCTATGTTTGACCAAATTGTTAGTTTTTCTAACAGACAGGTTAATTATCAAGCTGTTATTGATAACCTTAATATTCTTGATTACGATTATTATTTTAAGGTGACCGAGTTTTTAATGGCACAAAACACGCCAGCCGCTTTACTTTTGTTTGATGAGATTTTAAACAATGGTTTTGATGGAAATAACTTTATCACTGGCTTAGCATCGCACTTTAGAAATATACTGGTTTGTAAAGACGCCGCTACCGTTCAATTATTAGAGGTTAGTGAGAATATTAAACAAAAATATTTGGAGCAAGCTAAATTAGCTTCAGCTTCTTTTTTAATAAGCGCTTTAAATATTGCTAACCAATGCGATTTAAATTATAAAATCAGTAAAAACCAACGCTTACAAGTTGAACTTACGCTGATTAAGATAAGCCATATTAGCCAAGCGGTAAGCTTAAGTCAAAATCCTAATGTTCAGCAAATGGCTGAGCAACTAAAAAAAAAACCTGAAAATTTAGCAATCCCTCAAGCTAGCATAAGCCCTGCTTTACCCAAACAGGAAGTTGTGGAAAAGGCAGTTCCTACTCTTCAGGAAGTAGAAAAAGTTATAGCTCCTGCTGCTGCACCACAGCCAGAAGCACCGGTTGCAGAAATTAATATCAACCCAAAAAATCTTATTCCTAAACTAGGCAATACTCTAATTCCTAATTTAAAGAATCCTACAGCTATCAAAACCAAAGAGCAGCTGGAAGACACGATAGATTACCTTACCGGTGATGCTAAGGATGATTTTACCACAGAGCAATTTATTGAGGCTTGGGGAACCTTCTCGTTTAAAGCTAAAGCTGATGGAAAAATGGGCTTAGCTACTTTAATGATGAATTATACGCCCAAATTGAAAGATGGCTATCAAATAGAATTAGAGGTTGAGAATAAATTGCAAGCCAACGAGTTGGTTAATGAGCGTATAGATGTTTTAAATTATCTGCGTAAGCAATTGAATAATTTCTCTATTACTTTAGAACCTGTGATTAACGAGAAACAGGAAGAACGTAAATTATATACCAGTAGAGATAAATACCAACATCTGGTTGAAAAAAACCCTAAACTAGAAGACTTTAGAAAAACTTTCAACCTAGATATTGATTTCTAG
- the rpsF gene encoding 30S ribosomal protein S6, whose amino-acid sequence MNQYETTIILTPLLSEEIAKEVIAKFTQILTDSGAEIVQEDNWGLKKLAYPIEKKSTGYYHLTEYKVSGEVIGKFELALKRDERVMRFLTVRLDKHAVAYNEKKRNGAFNKKKAEAAN is encoded by the coding sequence ATGAATCAATACGAAACCACTATCATTCTTACCCCATTGTTATCAGAAGAAATCGCAAAAGAAGTGATTGCAAAATTCACTCAGATTTTAACTGATAGCGGCGCCGAAATTGTCCAAGAGGATAATTGGGGTTTGAAAAAACTAGCGTATCCAATTGAGAAAAAATCAACTGGATATTATCATCTAACTGAATACAAGGTATCAGGAGAGGTTATCGGCAAATTTGAATTAGCGTTAAAACGTGACGAGCGTGTTATGAGATTTTTAACAGTACGTTTAGATAAACATGCTGTAGCTTATAACGAGAAAAAACGTAACGGCGCATTTAACAAGAAAAAAGCGGAGGCAGCAAACTAA
- a CDS encoding (Fe-S)-binding protein, giving the protein MIQVPTMADMIAAGEEPEVLFWVGCAGSYDERAQRVTQAFAKILTHCNIKFAVLGTEENCTGDPAKRAGNEFLFQMQAMMNIEVLNGYNIKKIVTACPHCFNTIKNEYPNLGGHYDVIHHTQLIQELIDAGKLKAENGESFKGKKITYHDPCYLGRANGVYEAPRKVLEVLDADLVEMKRCKQNGLCCGAGGAQMFKEPEKGKKDVNIERMDDVLETKAEVVAVGCPFCMTMMKDGVKHFEKEQEIEVLDIAEITARNNNLI; this is encoded by the coding sequence ATGATACAAGTACCAACCATGGCAGATATGATAGCTGCGGGCGAAGAACCAGAAGTTTTATTTTGGGTAGGCTGCGCCGGTAGTTATGACGAAAGAGCACAAAGAGTTACGCAGGCTTTTGCTAAAATTTTAACCCATTGCAATATTAAATTTGCGGTATTAGGCACAGAAGAGAACTGTACCGGAGACCCTGCTAAAAGAGCAGGTAATGAATTTTTATTTCAAATGCAGGCCATGATGAATATCGAAGTTTTGAATGGTTATAACATCAAAAAAATTGTAACCGCTTGCCCACATTGCTTTAATACCATTAAAAATGAATACCCAAATTTAGGTGGTCATTATGATGTTATCCATCACACGCAATTGATACAAGAACTTATTGATGCTGGTAAGCTAAAAGCAGAAAACGGAGAATCTTTTAAAGGCAAAAAAATAACTTACCACGACCCATGTTACTTGGGCAGGGCTAATGGCGTATATGAAGCCCCTAGAAAAGTATTGGAAGTTTTAGATGCTGATTTGGTAGAAATGAAACGTTGCAAGCAAAACGGACTTTGCTGTGGAGCCGGTGGAGCGCAAATGTTTAAAGAGCCAGAGAAAGGCAAAAAAGATGTGAATATTGAAAGAATGGACGATGTTTTAGAAACTAAAGCAGAAGTTGTGGCTGTAGGTTGCCCTTTTTGTATGACGATGATGAAAGATGGCGTTAAACATTTTGAAAAAGAACAAGAAATAGAAGTCTTGGATATCGCAGAAATTACAGCCAGAAATAATAATTTGATTTAA
- a CDS encoding NADP-dependent isocitrate dehydrogenase: MSKIKVANPVVELDGDEMTRIIWKFIKDKLIIPYLDLDIKYYDLGMEYRDETNDQVTIDAANAIKEYGVGIKCATITPDEARVEEFGLKQMWKSPNGTIRNILDGTVFREPIVCKNVPRLVPNWTAPICIGRHAFGDQYRATDFVTKGKGKLTVKFEGEDGSVQEFEVFNFKGDGVALAMYNTDESIKGFARSCFNQALSKKWPLYLSTKNTILKKYDGRFKDIFEEIYQQEFKAQFEAAGITYEHRLIDDMVASALKWNGNFVWACKNYDGDVQSDTVAQGFGSLGLMTSTLVTPDGKVMEAEAAHGTVTRHYRDHQKGKPTSTNPIASIFAWTRGLEFRGKLDNNQELINFCQTLEQVCVETVESGKMTKDLAVCIHGNKVEHGKHYLYTEEFLAAIDENLKAKLG, translated from the coding sequence ATGAGCAAAATCAAAGTTGCAAACCCTGTAGTAGAACTAGATGGTGATGAAATGACCAGAATTATCTGGAAATTCATTAAAGACAAATTGATTATTCCTTACCTAGATTTAGATATCAAATACTATGATTTAGGAATGGAATATCGTGACGAAACAAATGACCAAGTAACCATTGATGCAGCTAATGCAATTAAAGAATATGGCGTTGGTATTAAATGCGCTACCATTACTCCGGATGAAGCCAGAGTAGAAGAATTTGGTTTAAAACAAATGTGGAAGTCTCCAAACGGAACCATCAGAAATATTTTAGATGGTACGGTATTTAGAGAGCCGATTGTTTGTAAAAATGTTCCTCGTTTAGTTCCTAACTGGACTGCTCCTATTTGCATTGGTCGTCATGCTTTTGGAGACCAATACAGAGCAACTGATTTTGTTACCAAAGGAAAAGGTAAATTAACCGTTAAATTTGAAGGCGAAGACGGTAGCGTTCAAGAATTTGAAGTATTTAACTTTAAAGGAGATGGTGTTGCTTTAGCCATGTACAATACAGACGAAAGTATTAAAGGATTTGCTAGATCATGCTTTAACCAAGCTTTAAGCAAAAAATGGCCTTTATACTTATCTACTAAAAACACCATCTTAAAGAAATACGATGGTCGTTTCAAAGATATTTTCGAAGAGATTTATCAACAAGAATTTAAAGCTCAATTTGAGGCTGCTGGTATTACTTACGAGCACCGCTTAATTGATGACATGGTTGCTTCTGCCTTAAAATGGAATGGTAATTTTGTTTGGGCTTGTAAAAACTACGATGGTGACGTACAGTCTGACACCGTAGCACAAGGTTTTGGTTCTTTAGGTTTAATGACTTCTACTTTAGTTACGCCTGATGGTAAAGTTATGGAAGCGGAAGCTGCACATGGTACAGTTACCCGTCATTACCGTGATCATCAAAAAGGAAAACCTACTTCTACTAACCCTATTGCATCTATTTTTGCTTGGACTAGAGGTTTAGAATTCCGCGGTAAGTTAGATAACAACCAAGAGCTTATTAATTTCTGCCAAACTTTAGAGCAAGTTTGTGTTGAAACTGTAGAAAGTGGTAAAATGACTAAAGATTTAGCGGTATGTATCCATGGCAATAAAGTAGAACATGGTAAGCACTACTTATACACAGAAGAATTCTTAGCAGCTATTGATGAGAATTTGAAAGCTAAATTAGGCTAA
- the rplI gene encoding 50S ribosomal protein L9: MEVILTQDVKNLGEKDDIVSVKPGYGRNYLIPQGQAILATESAKKVLAENIKQAQFKQEKIKKDADAVAARLTDVRLSIGAKAGESGKIFGAVNTIQVADALKKLGFDVDRRRITFDSDVKFVGEYIANLNLHKEVKVQVPFDVVAE; this comes from the coding sequence ATGGAAGTTATATTAACACAAGATGTAAAAAACCTAGGCGAGAAAGACGATATCGTTTCAGTAAAGCCAGGTTACGGCCGTAATTATTTAATTCCTCAAGGTCAAGCTATTTTAGCTACTGAGTCGGCAAAGAAAGTTTTAGCTGAGAACATCAAACAAGCTCAGTTCAAACAAGAAAAAATTAAGAAAGACGCAGATGCTGTTGCAGCTAGATTAACTGATGTAAGATTAAGCATTGGTGCTAAAGCTGGAGAAAGCGGTAAAATCTTTGGTGCTGTTAACACAATTCAGGTTGCTGATGCATTAAAGAAATTAGGCTTTGATGTAGACAGAAGAAGAATTACTTTTGATTCTGATGTTAAGTTTGTTGGTGAGTACATTGCTAATTTAAACTTACACAAAGAAGTTAAAGTACAAGTTCCTTTTGACGTAGTTGCTGAGTAA
- the mtgA gene encoding monofunctional biosynthetic peptidoglycan transglycosylase, whose translation MAKSSSILQKLSKIILRLLLWFLGISIVWVILLRFINPPLTYLMLQRGFERKAEGKTWKLKKEWKDFEEISMNLKKAVLAAEDARFLVHHGFDFEAIEKAYQKNKKGKKIRGGSTISQQTAKNVFLWPGRSYVRKGFEAYFTLLIELFWSKERILEVYLNVIETGDGIYGMEAATQTYYGKSCESLLKGEAALLAAVLPNPRRWTPLKPTAYIYYKQGVILRNMRNLGKLKF comes from the coding sequence ATGGCAAAATCATCTTCTATCCTGCAAAAGTTATCTAAAATCATACTCAGACTCTTGTTATGGTTTTTAGGTATCAGTATCGTATGGGTTATCCTGTTGAGATTTATAAACCCTCCTCTTACCTATTTGATGCTGCAAAGAGGTTTTGAAAGAAAAGCAGAAGGTAAAACATGGAAGCTCAAAAAAGAATGGAAAGATTTTGAAGAGATCTCCATGAACCTCAAAAAAGCAGTTTTAGCTGCCGAAGATGCTAGGTTTTTGGTTCATCATGGTTTTGATTTTGAAGCTATAGAAAAAGCCTATCAAAAAAATAAGAAAGGCAAAAAAATACGTGGGGGTAGCACTATATCTCAGCAAACTGCAAAAAATGTATTTCTATGGCCAGGTAGGTCTTACGTAAGAAAAGGTTTTGAAGCTTATTTTACCTTGCTGATTGAACTCTTCTGGTCTAAAGAAAGAATTTTAGAGGTTTATCTCAATGTTATAGAAACCGGAGATGGTATTTACGGTATGGAAGCCGCTACGCAAACTTATTATGGTAAATCTTGCGAAAGCCTATTAAAAGGAGAAGCTGCTTTATTAGCGGCAGTTTTACCTAACCCAAGAAGGTGGACACCCCTAAAACCAACTGCCTATATCTACTACAAACAAGGTGTTATTTTAAGGAATATGAGAAACCTAGGAAAATTGAAATTTTAG
- a CDS encoding type I phosphomannose isomerase catalytic subunit: MNRLYPLKFKTIFKDKIWGGQKIKTVLGKDFGTLPNCGETWELSGVKSDVSVIANGPLAGTSLAALLASEKENLIGKSVYNRFGDEFPLLVKFIDANEDLSIQVHPDDELAKKRHNSFGKTEMWYVLQADEGSSLIAGFNQKVDKALYLEKFNEGKLQDILNEEAVKADDVFFLPAGRVHTIGKGLLIAEIQQTSDITYRIYDFDRVDDQGIKRELHVEEALDAIDYNFYDAYKTSYKKEKNTPTQLVSCPYFTTQVLDFDTSVGRDYSALDSFVIHVCISGSYILKYGMEELPVNMGDCILIPAGTQKVELSTSHGFKILESFVG, encoded by the coding sequence ATGAATAGGTTATATCCATTAAAATTTAAAACCATTTTTAAAGACAAAATTTGGGGCGGACAAAAAATTAAAACAGTTTTAGGGAAAGATTTTGGTACACTGCCTAATTGCGGCGAAACTTGGGAGCTATCTGGCGTAAAAAGTGATGTTTCTGTTATAGCAAACGGACCTTTAGCAGGTACTTCATTGGCCGCTTTATTGGCTTCTGAAAAAGAAAACCTGATAGGTAAAAGTGTTTATAATAGGTTTGGAGATGAGTTTCCTTTGTTGGTGAAATTTATAGACGCTAATGAAGATTTATCTATACAGGTTCACCCTGATGATGAATTAGCAAAAAAACGCCATAACTCTTTTGGTAAAACAGAAATGTGGTATGTGCTCCAGGCTGATGAAGGTTCTTCTTTAATAGCCGGCTTTAACCAAAAAGTTGACAAAGCGCTTTACCTAGAAAAGTTTAATGAAGGTAAGCTTCAAGATATTTTAAACGAAGAAGCTGTAAAAGCTGATGATGTTTTTTTCTTACCAGCCGGAAGGGTGCATACCATAGGAAAAGGGCTATTAATTGCCGAGATACAGCAAACATCTGACATTACTTACCGCATATATGATTTTGATCGTGTAGATGATCAAGGCATTAAAAGAGAATTACATGTTGAAGAGGCTTTAGATGCTATTGATTACAACTTCTACGATGCTTATAAAACATCCTACAAAAAAGAAAAAAACACGCCTACTCAGCTTGTTTCTTGCCCGTATTTTACTACCCAAGTTTTAGATTTTGATACTTCTGTAGGTAGAGATTATAGTGCTCTAGATAGTTTTGTGATACATGTTTGTATATCAGGTTCATATATACTAAAATATGGTATGGAAGAGCTACCAGTTAACATGGGAGATTGTATTCTAATTCCTGCCGGCACACAAAAAGTAGAACTAAGCACTAGCCACGGCTTTAAGATTCTGGAGAGTTTTGTTGGGTAA
- a CDS encoding ABC transporter ATPase has product MEFHPLSRVWIYQSDSVFNKAQVQELEQLLADFTADWQAHQQQLKAGYEIRYNRFLVLIVDESQAGASGCSIDKSVHLMKEIQEKYQVNLFDRFNIAYKEQEEVKALSREGFESLIAEGQINQNTIVFNNLVQSYQEYQEKWECKFLDSWHNRVFSLPQGI; this is encoded by the coding sequence ATGGAATTTCACCCACTTTCTAGAGTTTGGATTTATCAATCAGACAGCGTTTTCAACAAGGCTCAAGTACAAGAGCTTGAGCAATTACTTGCAGATTTCACTGCAGATTGGCAAGCACATCAGCAACAGTTAAAAGCTGGATATGAAATAAGATACAATCGTTTCCTTGTTTTAATTGTGGATGAAAGTCAAGCTGGAGCCAGCGGTTGTTCTATTGATAAATCTGTTCATTTGATGAAAGAAATTCAGGAAAAATATCAGGTGAATCTTTTTGACAGATTTAACATCGCTTATAAAGAGCAAGAAGAAGTAAAAGCTTTAAGTCGTGAAGGTTTTGAATCTTTAATAGCAGAGGGACAGATTAACCAAAATACTATTGTTTTTAATAATCTGGTACAAAGCTATCAAGAATATCAAGAAAAGTGGGAATGTAAGTTTCTAGATAGTTGGCATAATAGGGTATTTTCTTTACCTCAGGGTATCTAA
- a CDS encoding TonB-dependent receptor has translation MKRRILLSIVMLCCSFFAFPVLAQNVKGKVIASDNSTLPGVSVTVQGSFVGTSTNGDGAFALNVNFEKGPIVLEFSMLGFQTQKISLSKPNADLKVTLKEASINFDELVVSASRVEERILEAPVTVTKVSSNQLLAGGGPEMFSNLARYQGIDVNSSSMLLTTISTRGFNSPKSERMIQLADYVDTQVPSLNLNAGNMLGVAELDVSSVEIIHGPASALYGANAFNGVLLTNSKDPFYTEGLSLKLRGGNRSLFDGQIRYAKKLTDKLAFKINASYFSADDWMANDQSAKRITSAKNYGPGSAFGYDALNTYGEISTVQAGVTTPIVPGEVIYTPGWSETALIANDNRTLSYRINPSISYLITDKIKATLDYKRAGGTTTYQSTSRYRFKNLSVDQFRAELKSDKWFLRAFRTEDNGGDTYDLSFLGARMATLNPTAAGLPALPINPTTGQPYTSHTQQFFTTYGGAIQQGATPAQAYAAASATWPQAGSPSFNALRKYNAELNQPAGSRLPVNSVMTDVSGQYQFGFKFADVIVGGAYRAFGLASQGAVFEDSPGGDRIENYEYGVYSQVAKTFFNDALKLQVAARLDDFKNFESKFSPRASAVYTFGEKRQHNFRSSYGVAFRSPTQIDQYIRLDIGSALLLGNVRNGFNGYNTTLLTQGSPAANIAAVAGGSTAFNYAAPRLDLEQVATFEVGYKTIIQDKLTFDITYFRSNYNNFIGAQPFIGNTDGSRPTAGQIAVAVGAVPAPDPNDNNVVRARNRLNDASSPTRIIQVWFNSQQEVTTQGVSVGLGYAYKKELNFNANYSYNKIGDLPTGFLAFFNTPENKFNLGIDGEFKKRLGYNVNYRWQQGFVYEFPFDVGPIDNIGTLDASLSYKVPKAKSTIQIGGSNLTNAYNTQIWGGPQLGRMIFAGILVDIK, from the coding sequence ATGAAAAGACGAATACTATTAAGCATAGTTATGCTTTGCTGTTCATTTTTTGCCTTTCCTGTTTTAGCACAAAACGTAAAAGGTAAAGTTATAGCGTCTGATAATAGTACTTTACCCGGGGTAAGTGTTACTGTACAGGGCTCATTTGTTGGAACATCTACCAATGGAGACGGGGCTTTTGCCTTAAATGTAAATTTTGAAAAGGGGCCAATAGTTTTAGAGTTTTCTATGTTGGGTTTCCAAACACAAAAGATTTCTTTAAGTAAACCCAATGCTGATTTAAAAGTCACTTTAAAAGAGGCAAGTATCAATTTTGATGAATTGGTGGTTTCTGCCTCAAGGGTTGAAGAACGTATTTTGGAGGCTCCGGTAACGGTAACTAAAGTAAGTTCTAACCAACTTTTAGCTGGTGGAGGGCCAGAGATGTTTAGTAACCTTGCCAGATACCAAGGTATTGACGTAAATAGCTCTTCTATGTTGCTTACTACCATCTCTACCAGAGGCTTTAACAGCCCTAAATCAGAGCGTATGATTCAACTAGCCGACTATGTAGATACGCAAGTGCCAAGTTTAAACCTTAACGCTGGTAATATGCTAGGCGTTGCAGAGTTAGATGTTAGCTCAGTAGAAATTATACATGGCCCTGCATCTGCCTTGTATGGCGCAAATGCGTTTAATGGTGTTTTGTTAACCAACTCAAAAGATCCATTTTATACAGAAGGTTTATCATTAAAATTAAGAGGCGGTAATAGGTCTTTATTTGATGGTCAAATCAGATATGCTAAAAAATTAACTGATAAGTTAGCTTTTAAAATTAATGCTTCTTATTTCTCTGCCGATGACTGGATGGCCAATGACCAATCTGCAAAGCGTATTACGTCTGCTAAAAACTACGGGCCAGGTTCTGCCTTTGGTTATGATGCCTTAAATACCTATGGGGAAATCAGTACAGTACAAGCTGGTGTAACAACTCCTATTGTTCCGGGAGAGGTAATTTACACACCAGGATGGTCTGAAACTGCTTTAATTGCAAACGATAACAGAACTTTAAGCTATAGAATTAATCCAAGCATTTCTTATTTAATTACCGATAAGATAAAAGCGACTTTAGATTATAAAAGAGCAGGTGGTACTACCACTTACCAATCTACCAGTAGGTATCGTTTTAAAAACTTAAGTGTAGACCAATTTAGAGCCGAGTTAAAATCTGATAAATGGTTTTTAAGAGCTTTCAGAACTGAAGATAATGGTGGTGATACTTATGATTTAAGCTTTTTAGGAGCTAGAATGGCTACTTTAAATCCTACAGCAGCAGGTTTACCAGCGTTGCCTATAAATCCTACTACAGGCCAGCCTTATACTAGTCATACTCAACAGTTTTTTACTACCTACGGAGGTGCTATACAACAAGGCGCAACGCCTGCACAAGCTTATGCAGCAGCAAGCGCAACTTGGCCACAAGCAGGATCTCCTTCTTTTAATGCCTTACGTAAATACAATGCCGAGCTAAACCAGCCAGCAGGTTCAAGATTACCAGTAAATTCTGTTATGACAGATGTGAGTGGGCAATACCAATTCGGATTTAAATTTGCCGATGTTATTGTGGGTGGTGCTTACAGAGCATTTGGTTTAGCATCACAAGGGGCAGTTTTTGAAGATAGCCCAGGTGGTGATAGAATTGAAAACTATGAATATGGCGTTTACAGCCAGGTGGCTAAAACCTTCTTCAACGATGCATTAAAACTACAAGTTGCTGCTCGTTTAGATGATTTTAAAAATTTCGAGTCTAAATTCTCACCAAGAGCTTCAGCGGTTTATACCTTTGGCGAAAAAAGACAACATAATTTCCGTTCTAGTTACGGTGTAGCGTTTAGAAGTCCTACCCAAATAGACCAATACATCCGTTTAGATATTGGTAGTGCCTTATTATTAGGTAATGTTAGAAACGGTTTTAATGGTTATAATACTACTTTGCTAACTCAAGGCAGTCCAGCTGCAAACATTGCGGCAGTAGCCGGTGGTTCTACAGCATTTAACTATGCTGCGCCACGCTTAGATTTAGAGCAAGTTGCTACTTTTGAAGTGGGTTATAAAACTATCATACAAGATAAATTAACTTTTGATATTACTTATTTTAGAAGTAATTATAATAACTTCATTGGTGCACAACCATTTATTGGTAATACAGATGGTTCTAGACCAACAGCAGGACAAATAGCTGTTGCAGTAGGTGCGGTACCTGCTCCAGACCCAAATGATAATAATGTTGTTAGAGCAAGAAACCGTTTAAATGATGCTTCAAGTCCTACCCGTATCATTCAAGTTTGGTTTAATAGCCAACAAGAGGTAACAACGCAAGGTGTTAGTGTTGGTTTAGGATACGCTTACAAAAAAGAGTTAAACTTCAATGCTAATTATAGCTATAACAAAATTGGCGATTTACCAACAGGTTTCTTGGCTTTCTTTAACACACCAGAAAACAAGTTTAACTTAGGTATTGATGGCGAGTTTAAGAAAAGATTAGGCTATAACGTTAATTACAGATGGCAACAAGGTTTTGTATATGAATTCCCTTTTGATGTTGGTCCAATAGACAACATCGGAACTTTAGATGCTTCTTTGTCTTACAAAGTTCCTAAAGCTAAATCAACCATCCAGATTGGTGGTTCTAACTTAACCAATGCTTACAACACTCAAATTTGGGGTGGACCGCAATTGGGAAGAATGATTTTTGCAGGAATTTTAGTTGATATTAAATAA